A single region of the Epinephelus moara isolate mb chromosome 14, YSFRI_EMoa_1.0, whole genome shotgun sequence genome encodes:
- the znf593 gene encoding zinc finger protein 593 codes for MGKSKQTGNHKSDKKKNIAKTWKTKRRTKDLDQIHSDMKPDTAAKLLHQEVDYDVTGCAQHYCLHCARYFVDMKALKEHFKSKVHKKRLKQLREEPYTQAEAERAAGMGSYIPPKIVEVKTQTVEEDMN; via the exons ATGGGGAAGTccaaacaaacaggaaaccaCAAGAGTGATAAGAAGAAGAACATCGCAAAGACATGGAAGACAAAGCGCAGGACTAAAGACCTGGACCAGATCCACTCGGACATGAAGCCTGACACAGCAGCCAAGCTTCTTCATCAGGAGGTGGACTATGATGTGACAGGATGTGCACAACACTACTGCTTACACTGCGC GAGATATTTCGTGGATATGAAAGCCTTGAAGGAGCACTTCAAAAGCAAAGTGCACAAAAAACG GTTGAAACAGCTCAGAGAAGAGCCCTACACCcaggcagaggcagagagagcagcaggtaTGGGCTCCTACATCCCTCCAAAAATAGTTGAAGTGAAGACACAGACTGTGGAAGAGGACATGAACTGA
- the selenon gene encoding selenoprotein N → MAADVDKTTPEDRSGISQQNGHQGPSCGSWISRAVWTLLIVGAVPLLAFGIKYYQDAQLLKRHEESVRTLGAEGLFLFSSLDVDHDLYLSPEEFKPIVEKLTGITPPVDYEEEVAHDPNGEALTLEAKMQPLQLDSMTKSKDGFLGVSHSSLSGLRSWKSPAVPSSSFSASQFRAFLPPKNKVEVGDTWWVIPSELNIFTGYLPNNRYHPPAPKGKEVLIHSLLSMFHPRPFIKSRFAPQGAVACIRASNDFYYDIVFRIHAEFQLNDVPDFPFWFTPGKFIGNIIISKDASHVRHFHLYVPNDRSLNVDMEWLYGASESSNMEVDIGYLPQLELQSKGPSTPSIIMDVEGNVIDSRDGDGEPIHFVFEEIHWTSEISEQEAARRLEVTLYPFKKVSYLPFSEAFERAEAENKLVHSILLWGALDDQSCUGSGRTLRETVLESSPVLALLNQSFISSWSLVRELENMQADEQNPVLSEKARLHLEKYSFPVEMMVALPNGTIVHHINANFFLDQTSMKPEEEGATFSFSGGFEDPSTSTYINFLKEGLEKAKEYLAQ, encoded by the exons ATGGCCGCAGACGTGGATAAAACAACCCCCGAGGATAGGAGCGGAATTTCGCAGCAGAATGGGCACCAGGGTCCGAGCTGTGGATCCTGGATCTCCAGGGCGGTGTGGACTCTGCTTATAGTCGGTGCTGTCCCTCTTCTCGCCTTTGGGATCAAGTATTACCAAGATGCACAGCTCCTCAAACGTCAT GAGGAGAGTGTCCGAACCCTGGGTGCCGAGGGgctttttctcttctcctccttaGATGTCGACCATGACCTTTATCTCAGTCCGGAGGAGTTTAAACCAATTGTTGAGAAGCTCACAG GGATTACACCCCCTGTGGATTACGAGGAGGAGGTGGCTCATGACCCCAATGGCGAGGCTTTGACCTTGGAGGCCAAAATGCAGCCCCTGCAGCTCGACTCCATGACAAAAAGCAAGGATGGTTTCCTCGGG GTGTCTCACAGCTCTCTGAGTGGGCTACGCTCATGGAAGAGCCCAGCAGTGccttcttcctccttctctgccAGCCAGTTCAGAGCCTTTTTGCCTCCCAAGAACAAAGTGGAAGTGGGAGACACGTGGTGGGTGATCCCTAGCGAGCTCAACATCTTCACTGGGTACCTGCCCAACAATCGTTACCACCCTCCGGCACCAAAGGGCAAAGAG GTTCTCATCCACTCCTTGCTGAGCATGTTCCACCCGCGGCCCTTCATCAAATCACGTTTCGCTCCTCAGGGAGCTGTCGCCTGCATTCGTGCCAGCAATGACTTTTATTATGACATTGTGTTCAG GATTCACGCAGAATTCCAGCTCAACGATGTCCCAGACTTTCCCTTCTGGTTCACCCCGGGGAAGTTCATCGGCAACATCATCATCTCTAAAGACGCATCTCATGTCCGACACTTTCACCTCTACGTCCCCAATGACAG GTCTCTGAATGTGGACATGGAGTGGCTGTACGGGGCCAGCGAGAGCAGCAACATGGAGGTGGACATCGGATACCTGCCACAG TTAGAGCTGCAGTCCAAGGGTCCGTCCACTCCCTCCATCATCATGGATGTGGAGGGCAACGTCATCGACAGCCGAGATGGCGACGGCGAGCCGATCCATTTCGTCTTTGAGGAAATCCACTGGACGTCAGAGATCAGCGAGCAAGAAGCCGCCCGACGCCTGGAGGTCACCCTCTACCCCTTCAAGAAG GTGTCCTACCTGCCTTTTTCAGAAGCCTTTGAGCGAGCTGAAGCAGAGAACAAACTGGTGCATTCCATTCTGCTTTGGGGGGCGTTAGACGACCAGTCCTGCTGAG GTTCGGGGCGAACTCTCCGGGAGACAGTCCTGGAAAGTTCGCCCGTCCTGGCTCTGCTCAACCAGAGCTTCATCAGCAGCTGGTCTCTGGTCAGAGAGCTGGAGAACATGCAG GCTGATGAGCAGAACCCTGTGTTGAGTGAAAAGGCCCGATTACACCTGGAGAAGTACAGCTTCCCTGTGGAGATGATGGTGGCACTGCCCAATGGAACTATT GTCCACCACATCAACGCCAACTTCTTCCTGGACCAGACATCCATGAAACCAGAGGAGGAAGGAGCGACGTTCAGCTTCTCCGGTGGGTTCGAGGACCCCTCCACATCCACTTACATCAACTTCCTCAAGGAGGGGTTGGAGAAAGCCAAGGAGTACCTAGCACAGTAA